One genomic window of Eptesicus fuscus isolate TK198812 chromosome 6, DD_ASM_mEF_20220401, whole genome shotgun sequence includes the following:
- the G3BP1 gene encoding ras GTPase-activating protein-binding protein 1 isoform X2, protein MVMEKPSPLLVGREFVRQYYTLLNQAPDMLHRFYGKNSSYVHGGLDSNGKPADAVYGQKEIHRKVMSQNFTNCHTKIRHVDAHATLNDGVVVQVMGLLSNNNQALRRFMQTFVLAPEGSVANKFYVHNDIFRYQDEVFGGFVTEPQEESEEEVEEPEERQQTPEAVPDDGGTFYDQTVSNDLEEHLEEPVAEPEPDPEPEPEQEPVSEIQEEKCEPVLEETAPEDAQKSSSPAPTDIAQTAQEDLRTFSWASVTSKNLPPSGAVPVTGIPPHVVKVPASQPRPESKPESQIPPQRPQRDQRVREQRINIPPQRGPRPIREAGEQGDVEPRRIVRHPDSHQLFIGNLPHEVDKSELKDFFQNYGNVVELRINSGGKLPNFGFVVFDDSEPVQKVLSNRPIMFRGEVRLNVEEKKNRAAREGDRRDNRLRGPGGPRGGLGGGMRGPPRGGMVQKPGFGVGRGIAPRQ, encoded by the exons ATGGTTATGGAGAAGCCTAGTCCCCTGCTGGTCGGGCGGGAATTCGTGAGACAGTATTACACACTGCTGAACCAGGCCCCAGACATGCTGCACAG gttttatgGAAAGAACTCTTCTTATGTCCACGGGGGATTGGATTCAAATGGAAAGCCAGCAGATGCAGTCTATGGACAGAAA GAAATCCATAGGAAAGTGATGTCACAAAACTTCACCAATTGCCACACTAAGATTCGCCATGTTGATGCTCATGCCACTTTGAATGATGGTGTGGTGGTCCAGGTGATGGGATTGCTCTCCAATAATAACCAGGCTTTGAGGAGATTCATGCAGACATTTGTCCTTGCTCCTGAG GGCTCTGTTGCAAATAAGTTCTACGTTCACAATGATATCTTCAGATACCAAGATGAGGTCTTTGGTGGCTTTGTCACTGAGCCTCAGGAGG AATCTGAGGAAGAAGTAGAGGAACCTGAAGAAAGACAGCAAACACCAGAAGCGGTACCTGATGATGGTGGAACTTTCTATGATCAGACTGTCAG CAATGACTTGGAAGAACATTTAGAGGAACCTGTTGCTGAACCTGAGCCTGATCCTGAACCAGAACCGGAGCAGGAACCTGTATCTGAAATCCAAGAGGAGAAGTGTGAGCCAGTATTGGAGGAAACTGCTCCTGAGGATGCTCAGAAGAGTTCTTCCCCAGCACCCACAGACATCGCTCAGACAGCGCAGGAAGACTTGAGG ACATTTTCCTGGGCATCTGTGACCAGTAAGAACCTTCCACCCAGTGGTGCTGTTCCAGTTACTGGGATACCGCCTCATGTTGTTAAAGTACCAGCTTCACAG CCTCGCCCAGAGTCTAAGCCTGAATCTCAGATTCCACCGCAGAGGCCTCAGAGGGATCAAAGAGTTCGAGAACAACGGATAAATATTCCTCCCCAGAGGGGACCTAGACCAA tCCGTGAGGCTGGTGAGCAAGGTGATGTTGAACCCCGAAGAATCGTGAGACACCCTGACAGTCACCAACTCTTCATTGGCAATCTTCCTCATGAGGTCGACAAATCAGAGCTTAAAGATTTCTTTCAAA attatgGGAATGTGGTGGAGCTGCGCATTAACAGTGGTGGGAAATTGCCCAATTTTGGTTTCGTTGTGTTTGATGATTCTGAGCCTGTCCAAAAGGTCCTTAGCAACAGG CCCATCATGTTCAGGGGTGAGGTCCGTCTGAATGTGGAAGAGAAGAAGAATCGAGCTGCTCGGGAAGGAGACCGGCGAGATAACCGCCTGCGGGGACCTGGAGGCCCTCGAGGTGGGCTGGGTGGTGGAATGAGAGGCCCTCCCCGTGGAGGCATGGTGCAGAAACCAGGATTTGGAGTGGGAAGGGGAATTGCTCCAAGGCAGTGA
- the G3BP1 gene encoding ras GTPase-activating protein-binding protein 1 isoform X1 — MSQNFTNCHTKIRHVDAHATLNDGVVVQVMGLLSNNNQALRRFMQTFVLAPEGSVANKFYVHNDIFRYQDEVFGGFVTEPQEESEEEVEEPEERQQTPEAVPDDGGTFYDQTVSNDLEEHLEEPVAEPEPDPEPEPEQEPVSEIQEEKCEPVLEETAPEDAQKSSSPAPTDIAQTAQEDLRTFSWASVTSKNLPPSGAVPVTGIPPHVVKVPASQPRPESKPESQIPPQRPQRDQRVREQRINIPPQRGPRPIREAGEQGDVEPRRIVRHPDSHQLFIGNLPHEVDKSELKDFFQNYGNVVELRINSGGKLPNFGFVVFDDSEPVQKVLSNRPIMFRGEVRLNVEEKKNRAAREGDRRDNRLRGPGGPRGGLGGGMRGPPRGGMVQKPGFGVGRGIAPRQ, encoded by the exons ATGTCACAAAACTTCACCAATTGCCACACTAAGATTCGCCATGTTGATGCTCATGCCACTTTGAATGATGGTGTGGTGGTCCAGGTGATGGGATTGCTCTCCAATAATAACCAGGCTTTGAGGAGATTCATGCAGACATTTGTCCTTGCTCCTGAG GGCTCTGTTGCAAATAAGTTCTACGTTCACAATGATATCTTCAGATACCAAGATGAGGTCTTTGGTGGCTTTGTCACTGAGCCTCAGGAGG AATCTGAGGAAGAAGTAGAGGAACCTGAAGAAAGACAGCAAACACCAGAAGCGGTACCTGATGATGGTGGAACTTTCTATGATCAGACTGTCAG CAATGACTTGGAAGAACATTTAGAGGAACCTGTTGCTGAACCTGAGCCTGATCCTGAACCAGAACCGGAGCAGGAACCTGTATCTGAAATCCAAGAGGAGAAGTGTGAGCCAGTATTGGAGGAAACTGCTCCTGAGGATGCTCAGAAGAGTTCTTCCCCAGCACCCACAGACATCGCTCAGACAGCGCAGGAAGACTTGAGG ACATTTTCCTGGGCATCTGTGACCAGTAAGAACCTTCCACCCAGTGGTGCTGTTCCAGTTACTGGGATACCGCCTCATGTTGTTAAAGTACCAGCTTCACAG CCTCGCCCAGAGTCTAAGCCTGAATCTCAGATTCCACCGCAGAGGCCTCAGAGGGATCAAAGAGTTCGAGAACAACGGATAAATATTCCTCCCCAGAGGGGACCTAGACCAA tCCGTGAGGCTGGTGAGCAAGGTGATGTTGAACCCCGAAGAATCGTGAGACACCCTGACAGTCACCAACTCTTCATTGGCAATCTTCCTCATGAGGTCGACAAATCAGAGCTTAAAGATTTCTTTCAAA attatgGGAATGTGGTGGAGCTGCGCATTAACAGTGGTGGGAAATTGCCCAATTTTGGTTTCGTTGTGTTTGATGATTCTGAGCCTGTCCAAAAGGTCCTTAGCAACAGG CCCATCATGTTCAGGGGTGAGGTCCGTCTGAATGTGGAAGAGAAGAAGAATCGAGCTGCTCGGGAAGGAGACCGGCGAGATAACCGCCTGCGGGGACCTGGAGGCCCTCGAGGTGGGCTGGGTGGTGGAATGAGAGGCCCTCCCCGTGGAGGCATGGTGCAGAAACCAGGATTTGGAGTGGGAAGGGGAATTGCTCCAAGGCAGTGA